In Odontesthes bonariensis isolate fOdoBon6 chromosome 20, fOdoBon6.hap1, whole genome shotgun sequence, a genomic segment contains:
- the jcada gene encoding uncharacterized protein jcada, protein MYSVEDLLISHGYKLPRHNISSTPTPTPDRPSSSHQPPLSSPPSYSEHHEILENRPRPRTVNGYERSLLVPFGNSGMREPQVYSCPNNNQPQNRSQLKQENNNQGHTDNHSLGESLTSDSGFCDGAKGPQLQSKDVSYWRRRGQDFTVLLDYADFKGLQKARGQELPREDCERAAQERQCWAAQLEAQAQAQAQAQAQAQAQAQAQALCRDREAALHQWRMVTDRKCQSLETDEWHSAIGFGRQLSKSKGEHWAQEQQRLYARTPEGMVVHPRTKDKSQSLPRMLRPDNLHYVDIALSGQELYRRINGHPLSHHHLYRAPRWPENGRPASASQLSMTPKPRFTRPPRPPSYEMHQQIRGSCEVLSGRECPTPQTRDRTPLPLSRTTDPQLDYFAQDSGPPVYIPPPSYKRAPIMGGGLQGYGQIAIDYRCREDMYKQMQVAPDESHWFIRYPTGSWPDPHTERSVSSQKQCYPVYSSKEHPGGGVQCVPFDDPRIHHISSALGGNSLTDADKIRHIRNERPSVTASELSRDNSAFLAPQLGPFIAAKLADEANLTSSSCNKRWQSNLHKETVDNLPATDQNCNNRHLKTHRIPPSPYSAFQAPVSRASSQQGSRSDQVFAETITQVKKIVPDSRAKTNRNTKRRVSETIFCLVSVPIRMPTNFSNDLSANQNNEAANLTIANTGTFAVGLKESANIRSKSVNEMPIKSHKSHFPTSNTSSLSNYKRAPLRKEIIDAWAHQANEDKELGYTGSWPGNQYRNQETQTCSLLTVVNSPEPQSLAAMQEPVQSASNTNTDSGVAVDSRSSYGYPMAGQKNLHPSRNSAFSRLSLSPTQTPPLQDSQQDPSSHSKARNQGDQHLSSPRKRISQESPEQVVFGQFLLKPVHRRPCDAIGELETINKDMEDTIRKRPNAGQFRDDLDGVKKRQAWFKSRAHFVVGPQPGREAISLPPLHMGMANNIKKRSKSFASTVNIESIDMTGGFPRPHADSTPPKNELSILSDPRPSCFFSSVLPHSELNRLYRQDIPVPQESLLRDVGLTVYTETPGGPGEPMQRSLSVPSPLDHKDLSHSVQLSWKTRRVLVENGGSSEHNSNEELECRVNSERKAKSDIVPPFRGEVIVSICKTRNEGCSPPQKESLRHITRKTREVSFVIEDDKRYTLSEPMTCKNDSTVADKNLESFLIQEKASTSPAEGLGNLYEVRYGKGVSKNESIEERAARILGIAVPVEALAVADKPSSDNQGDVGIISAVKPLSPNAEQVIGACEQVMEESLTVQGADTEGFRETGSVTNQEDHKNPRQKHSDSGNNRDTETQSVQELPEFPPSNEKLALSVRSEVKKGKAGDSKPTKSLQDKLNCSATLSAPTLTRSSTDRMASLKELDSVSQIRHILLKSPERLGEAVSKERDDATKQCEVQEESKEKVVLQDPQEEKKKVEEKGKGQENENEQIKVGHLDQPKEDNDRVRKEDQRREDDIEEMTVEIELKTDIERSKELHVELKMEEGKMEFKIVEEAKEHPLEMVKDNTAVVNRAEATQHAEGEMLAKPKQRTRLQRPPLLPKPCSVSRREIALPLSFSTGTCGSPSMEDEEMLSVSDSYDPSRVEKV, encoded by the exons ATGTACAGCGTTGAGGACCTCCTGATCTCTCATGGATACAAGCTGCCCAGGCATAACATCTCTTCCACACCTACCCCTACCCCAGACCGTCCTTCCTCATCTCACCAGCCTCCCTTATCCTCACCACCATCCTACAGTGAACACCATGAAATTCTGGAGAACAGGCCTCGCCCAAGGACAGTGAATGGCTATGAAAGAAGCCTTTTGGTGCCCTTTGGAAACAGTGGTATGAGGGAGCCCCAAGTGTACAGCTGTCCCAACAACAATCAGCCTCAGAACAGAAGCCAGTTGAAACAGGAGAACAACAACCAAGGCCATACTGACAACCACTCCTTAGGAGAGTCGCTGACCTCAGACAGTGG GTTTTGTGATGGTGCCAAAGGCCCTCAGTTACAGTCGAAGGATGTTTCCtactggaggaggagaggacagGACTTCACTGTGCTGCTGGACTATGCAGACTTTAAAGGGTTGCAAAAAGCAAGAGGTCAAGAGCTACCTCGAGAGGATTGTGAGAGGGCAGCTCAGGAGAGGCAGTGTTGGGCAGCCCAGCTTgaggctcaggctcaggctcaggctcaggctcaggctcaggctcaggctcaggctcaggctcaggctctcTGCAGAGATAGGGAGGCAGCTCTCCATCAGTGGAGAATGGTGACTGACAGAAAGTGCCAGAGCCTGGAAACAGATGAGTGGCATTCAGCTATAGGCTTTGGGCGCCAGCTGTCAAAGAGCAAGGGTGAGCATTGGGCACAAGAGCAGCAGCGGCTTTATGCAAGAACACCAGAGGGCATGGTTGTCCACCCCAGGACCAAAGACAAATCCCAGTCCCTTCCCAGGATGCTGCGACCTGATAACCTTCATTATGTTGACATAGCTTTGTCCGGTCAGGAACTGTACAGGCGAATTAATGGCCACCCACTGTCACACCACCACCTTTACAGGGCACCGCGCTGGCCAGAGAATGGTAGGCCGGCTAGTGCCAGCCAACTCTCAATGACACCAAAGCCCCGCTTCACCCGACCCCCCAGACCTCCATCTTATGAAATGCACCAGCAGATCAGGGGAAGCTGTGAGGTGTTGTCTGGCAGAGAATGTCCCACTCCCCAGACCAGGGACAGAACGCCACTTCCATTATCAAGAACAACTGACCCGCAGTTGGACTATTTTGCACAGGACTCTGGACCCCCAGTATACATCCCTCCCCCGTCTTATAAAAGAGCTCCAATAATGGGAGGGGGTCTCCAGGGTTACGGACAAATAGCTATTGATTACAG GTGCAGAGAGGACATGTATAAACAGATGCAAGTGGCCCCCGATGAATCTCACTGGTTCATCAGATATCCAACTGGTTCTTGGCCTGATCCCCATACAGAGAGAAGTGTGTCCAGCCAGAAGCAGTGTTACCCTGTGTATTCTAGCAAAGAGCACCCAGGAGGAGGAGTACAGTGTGTCCCTTTTGATGATCCCCGTATCCATCATATTTCCTCAGCCCTTGGTGGCAATTCCTTGACAGACGCTGATAAGATTCGCCACATCCGTAACGAGCGTCCCAGCGTCACAGCGTCTGAGCTTTCCCGAGACAACAGTGCCTTTTTAGCCCCGCAACTGGGGCCTTTCATTGCTGCCAAATTGGCAGATGAAGCTAATCTGACATCTTCTAGCTGTAATAAGAGATGGCAAAGTAATTTGCACAAGGAGACTGTTGATAACTTGCCAGCAACTGACCAAAACTGCAACAACAGACATCTTAAAACCCACCGTATTCCTCCATCACCCTATTCAGCCTTTCAGGCACCAGTGTCAAGAGCCTCTTCTCAACAGGGGTCCCGCTCAGACCAGGTCTTTGCAGAAACCATCACCCAAGTGAAAAAAATTGTACCAGATTCAAGAGCAAAGACTAACAGGAACACCAAGAGAAGAGTGAGTGAGACAATCTTCTGCCTTGTGTCCGTTCCTATTCGCATGCCGACTAACTTTAGCAACGACTTATCAGCTAACCAGAACAATGAGGCAGCAAATCTGACCATTGCCAACACTGGCACTTTTGCTGTAGGCCTCAAAGAAAGCGCAAACATTCGTAGCAAGTCTGTAAATGAGATGCCTATCAAATCCCATAAGTCACACTTTCCCACCAGCAATACATCCTCATTGAGCAATTACAAGAGAGCTCCTTTAAGAAAGGAGATCATAGATGCCTGGGCACACCAAGCAAATGAAGACAAAGAGTTAGGCTATACTGGGTCCTGGCCTGGAAACCAGTACCGTAATCAGGAAACACAGACTTGCTCACTTTTGACAGTGGTAAACAGTCCAGAACCCCAGAGTCTTGCTGCAATGCAGGAGCCTGTTCAATCTGCCTCAAATACAAACACTGATAGCGGTGTTGCGGTTGACAGTAGATCCTCTTATGGTTACCCCATGGCAGGCCAGAAAAACCTCCATCCCTCCAGGAACAGCGCTTTCTCCCGTCTCAGCCTTAGCCCAACTCAAACACCACCACTGCAGGACTCACAACAGGACCCGTCCTCTCATTCCAAGGCGAGGAATCAGGGAGACCAGCATCTATCCTCTCCTAGGAAGAGAATTTCCCAAGAGAGTCCAGAACAAGTGGTGTTTGGTCAGTTTCTCTTAAAGCCAGTGCACCGACGACCCTGTGATGCCATTGGTGAATTGGAGACTATCAATAAGGATATGGAAGACACAATCAGGAAGAGACCTAATGCGGGTCAGTTTAGAGATGATCTTGATGGGGTAAAAAAGAGACAAGCTTGGTTTAAATCAAGAGCACACTTTGTTGTTGGTCCACAACCAGGCCGGGAAGCAATAAGTCTGCCACCACTGCACATGGGAATGGCCAACAATATAAAAAAGAGATCAAAGTCCTTTGCCTCCACTGTTAATATAGAATCCATTGACATGACGGGTGGTTTCCCCAGGCCACATGCTGACagcacccccccaaaaaatgagctttccaTACTCTCTGACCCACGCcccagttgtttcttttcttctgttctCCCACACAGTGAATTAAACCGGCTCTACAGACAGGACATCCCAGTCCCTCAAGAGTCTTTACTGAGGGATGTGGGGCTAACTGTCTACACAGAAACTCCTGGTGGTCCTGGAGAGCCAATGCAGCGGTCACTCTCAGTCCCATCTCCACTCGATCATAAGGATCTTAGTCACTCAGTACAGCTCTCCTGGAAGACCAGGAGAGTATTAGTTGAAAATGGTGGTAGCTCTGAGCACAATTCAAATGAAGAGCTTGAATGTAGGGTGAATAGTGAACGAAAAGCTAAATCAGACATTGTTCCACCATTCAGGGGTGAGGTGATTGTAAGCATCTGTAAGACTAGGAATGAAGGTTGCAGTCCACCTCAAAAAGAAAGTTTGCGACATATCACAAGGAAGACAAGGGAGGTTTCTTTTGTAATAGAGGATGATAAAAGATATACACTGTCTGAGCCTATGACCTGTAAGAATGACTCAACAGTAGCCGATAAAAACTTGGAGAGCTTTTTGATTCAAGAAAAAGCTAGCACTTCACCCGCAGAGGGGCTCGGCAACCTGTATGAGGTCAGATATGGAAAAGGAGTCTCCAAAAACGAGTCAATAGAGGAGAGGGCAGCAAGGATACTGGGTATAGCTGTTCCAGTGGAGGCCTTAGCTGTGGCTGACAAACCGTCAAGTGACAACCAGGGTGATGTGGGCATCATTTCAGCTGTGAAACCACTAAGTCCAAATGCAGAGCAGGTGATAGGAGCATGTGAGCAAGTCATGGAGGAGTCCCTGACAGTCCAGGGAGCAGATACAGAAgggttcagagagacaggatcAGTTACAAATCAAGAAGACCATAAAAATCccagacagaaacacagtgaTAGTGGAAACAACCGGGATACAGAGACTCAGTCAGTGCAAGAACTTCCTGAGTTCCCACCAAGTAATGAGAAGCTTGCACTGAGCGTGCGCAGTGAGGTCAAGAAAGGGAAAGCTGGAGATAGCAAACCAACCAAATCCCTCCAAGATAAACTGAACTGTTCTGCAACTTTATCTGCTCCAACTCTGACCAGGTcaagcacagacagaatggcCAGTCTGAAAGAACTGGACTCTGTGTCTCAAATAAGACACATCCTCCTCAAAAGTCCAGAGCGTCTAGGGGAAGCTGTTTCTAAAGAAAGAGATGATGCCACAAAGCAATGTGAAGTTCAGGAAGAGTCGAAAGAGAAAGTTGTCCTGCAAGACCCacaggaagagaaaaagaaagtggaGGAAAAAGGTAAAGGGCAGGAAAATGAGAATGAACAAATCAAGGTGGGACATCTTGACCAACCAAAAGAAGACAATGACAGGGTGCGCAAGGAGGATCAAAGGCGTGAAGATGATATAGAAGAGATGACTGTTGAAATTGAGCTTAAAACAGACATCGAGCGGAGTAAAGAACTGCATGTCGAATTAAAAATGGAGGAGGGAAAAATGGAGTTTAAAATTGTGGAAGAAGCCAAAGAACACCCTTTGGAGATGGTGAAAGATAATACAGCAGTGGTCAACAGAGCTGAGGCTACTCAACACGCAGAGGGGGAGATGTTGGCCAAACCAAAGCAGCGCACCAGGCTCCAGAGACCACCTCTGCTCCCTAAACCTTGTAGTGTTTCCAGGAGAGAAATAGCATTGCCACTAAGCTTCAGCACTGGTACCTGTGGCTCCCCAAGTATGGAGGATGAGGAAATGCTCTCTGTCTCCG ACTCTTATGACCCAAGTCGAGTAGAGAAGGTGTAA